A window from Cellvibrio zantedeschiae encodes these proteins:
- a CDS encoding DUF1525 domain-containing protein: protein MKKIIGLFFLICLQANAQTKIEIFADGPVALARVADTNVTVFDLSLPARLDESAPDFPADPTLAEIQAKAWLASPAGKQHIANLKDAYRGQQQLMAYDIRKVPAIVFESGRYVIYGTLDLAVAVRDYDNYRRAHPELKQGGRDEAAH, encoded by the coding sequence ATGAAAAAGATAATCGGACTTTTTTTCCTCATTTGCTTACAGGCAAATGCTCAAACAAAAATTGAAATTTTTGCGGATGGCCCTGTAGCGCTTGCGCGTGTAGCGGACACCAACGTCACTGTATTTGATTTGTCACTTCCTGCTCGACTTGATGAGAGCGCACCTGATTTTCCAGCCGATCCTACTCTGGCAGAAATCCAGGCAAAGGCTTGGCTTGCTTCTCCTGCGGGTAAACAGCACATCGCAAATTTGAAGGACGCATATCGTGGCCAGCAACAATTAATGGCATACGATATTCGAAAGGTACCCGCAATAGTTTTTGAATCCGGCAGATACGTCATTTACGGCACTCTAGATTTAGCAGTAGCCGTACGAGACTATGACAACTATCGGCGCGCGCATCCTGAGTTAAAACAAGGAGGACGTGATGAAGCCGCTCACTAA
- a CDS encoding TIGR03756 family integrating conjugative element protein has translation MKPLTKKMLMAVSLVSALKVSSSFATGQIDAFDVVDRTMNCGNGGTDCMDWQLRGVCFWLKCAFIKCSVKQSPKVSHYIPDLLVATYTTEPPIDMSTGVNPTNNGNLTLDEKGNGALETYLDYKHAEVMGNPTAAIFNGMAQSDYFCQSVVQVPYMPYFLSGLDMFWNSPSVEHYYPQAILGYPKIKTNFPLGYWAQIYPLCGWGSHPYDAINAAVDAHRAAVIVTSPAAAHVYMPVGKNCGNKCWPPGQVQEGQLSTHKFQMVYPKPATTGRVMGGSASWANGKNEKLNEQYAWSLWRPYTCCHKKGQVFLFSIDW, from the coding sequence ATGAAGCCGCTCACTAAAAAAATGCTGATGGCAGTTTCTCTAGTCAGTGCTTTAAAAGTTTCTTCTTCATTTGCCACAGGGCAAATAGACGCGTTTGACGTAGTAGACAGGACTATGAATTGTGGAAACGGTGGCACCGATTGCATGGATTGGCAACTTAGGGGCGTCTGCTTTTGGCTTAAATGCGCATTTATCAAGTGTTCCGTAAAGCAATCGCCCAAAGTCTCTCACTACATTCCCGATCTGTTGGTGGCGACATATACAACTGAGCCGCCCATCGATATGAGTACTGGCGTCAACCCAACAAACAACGGAAACCTAACACTGGATGAAAAGGGTAATGGTGCGTTAGAGACTTATCTTGATTACAAGCATGCAGAGGTCATGGGAAATCCTACTGCGGCGATTTTTAATGGTATGGCGCAGTCGGATTATTTTTGCCAGTCGGTTGTTCAAGTTCCATACATGCCATACTTTTTAAGCGGTCTCGATATGTTTTGGAATAGCCCCAGTGTCGAACACTACTATCCGCAAGCAATCCTTGGATACCCAAAAATAAAGACGAATTTTCCACTTGGTTATTGGGCGCAAATCTACCCGCTCTGTGGGTGGGGATCTCATCCTTATGACGCGATCAACGCGGCCGTCGATGCTCATCGAGCAGCTGTCATCGTAACGAGTCCTGCAGCAGCGCATGTTTATATGCCGGTAGGCAAGAACTGTGGCAACAAGTGTTGGCCTCCTGGGCAAGTTCAGGAGGGGCAGTTGAGCACGCATAAGTTTCAAATGGTTTACCCGAAACCTGCGACAACCGGAAGGGTTATGGGAGGCTCTGCATCTTGGGCAAACGGTAAAAACGAAAAACTTAATGAACAGTACGCTTGGTCTCTGTGGCGCCCCTATACCTGCTGCCACAAAAAAGGCCAGGTGTTTCTATTTTCAATTGATTGGTGA
- a CDS encoding conjugative transfer ATPase, which translates to MNFDINPVALIKDLLKGSTLNGGPQITDEDLKPAYKNNRSITGLLPWMDIVEEDKILLSDARTVAAVYDITPIATEARSDEHLQNIRDSINAFVGGTFEEHAMAPWVVSTYCWCDNDEFRGLTDRLLTHSIRMHAMRDAKLTPYSEHFINNVFGPHVRDMSAPYGLFKDPLNGRQWGGSKRKVYLVFYRRQLTGIQRRKGMTAIRELENQCKRVSQMLKAAGIDSKRLQGEAIRNWLFRWGNPSPKVTNGDKDAWLAMNPYCTDEMKTAEFDLSADVMSRDIRGDKKTKCWYFDGMPHTVLSVERMTRVPEVGQTSAERYESKEERSGPNARTSCFIDELPKGSMLIVTYVAQPQNAIRKHLEKLEKNSRGDTPEAEATRIEVKAARAQIARGNKLYPYSMAIALRADDDDDMEDAILEADTLLMKKNFQIIDPEYDQFRLDRYIRFLPCAYDTTLDQVNIRQRIIYTNHLANILPFYGRGIGTGNPCIVAYNRGGEDFSCDPLLQGDRAKNAHLFLFGPTGAGKSASLVYLQMLITAVYNPRWVVVEAGNSFGLLSNYFKKHGKSVVDIVLRPGQAPSIAPFKPAMDLIDPSGNVIQLTSIVEDVLVGDAELDEADKGDSEDEVVSRDILGEMLIIARLMVTGGEHKEEQRMNRSDLGLLKKALLDAAIQSRLSGSNDCLPSQVIACLREQIKERPQLAQRITEMADAMELFCDGFAGELFNRPGEEMPDADYIRIEMGALASGNDTNDKLSVAYISIINQVIARAQRTQRDGRPTINLTDEAHVLTTNPLLAKYLVVVSKLLGRRMGLWLWQATQNMKDYPDESEKMLAMFEWWMCLFIDQGELANIERFKKLSPDQRSMLLSTRKASGKYTEGVIMSDNVQGLFRIVPPGLCLALGQTEKEEKRERMKLMRLHNIDETAAAEMIGEQIAERRRMQAMAA; encoded by the coding sequence ATGAATTTCGATATAAACCCAGTAGCGCTTATCAAAGACTTGTTAAAGGGATCCACGTTGAATGGTGGCCCCCAGATTACTGACGAAGACTTGAAACCAGCCTACAAGAATAACAGGTCGATCACTGGCCTGTTACCGTGGATGGATATTGTTGAAGAGGACAAAATTCTCTTGTCAGATGCAAGAACCGTCGCTGCTGTTTATGACATCACACCCATTGCTACGGAAGCTCGCTCTGATGAGCATCTGCAAAATATCCGAGATAGCATCAATGCATTTGTGGGCGGTACTTTCGAAGAACACGCAATGGCCCCCTGGGTGGTCTCTACATATTGTTGGTGCGATAACGACGAATTCCGCGGGCTCACTGATAGGCTATTAACCCACTCCATTCGCATGCATGCGATGCGCGATGCCAAGCTAACTCCTTACAGCGAACATTTCATCAACAATGTTTTTGGCCCTCATGTACGGGATATGTCGGCTCCCTATGGTCTATTCAAAGATCCACTGAATGGACGTCAGTGGGGAGGCTCAAAGCGTAAGGTCTACCTGGTGTTTTATCGCAGACAATTAACCGGAATCCAGCGCAGGAAGGGGATGACCGCGATCCGTGAGCTTGAGAATCAATGCAAACGCGTATCACAAATGCTTAAGGCGGCTGGAATCGATTCTAAACGCCTCCAGGGTGAAGCCATACGCAACTGGCTATTCCGTTGGGGTAATCCCTCTCCTAAAGTTACGAATGGTGACAAGGATGCGTGGCTAGCTATGAATCCGTATTGCACGGACGAAATGAAGACTGCTGAATTTGATTTATCTGCTGATGTGATGAGTCGCGATATCCGTGGAGATAAGAAAACGAAGTGTTGGTATTTCGACGGTATGCCGCACACCGTGCTTTCCGTTGAGCGAATGACCCGTGTTCCAGAGGTTGGGCAGACATCTGCTGAACGCTATGAAAGTAAGGAGGAGCGGTCGGGCCCGAACGCAAGAACGTCATGCTTCATTGACGAGCTACCGAAGGGTTCAATGTTAATCGTTACTTATGTGGCGCAACCGCAAAATGCTATTCGAAAGCACTTAGAAAAACTGGAAAAGAATTCGCGCGGTGATACTCCGGAAGCCGAAGCTACCCGAATTGAGGTTAAAGCGGCTCGTGCGCAAATCGCTCGCGGGAATAAGCTTTATCCCTACAGTATGGCAATAGCGCTACGCGCTGACGATGATGACGATATGGAAGATGCCATCCTCGAAGCTGATACGCTTTTGATGAAAAAAAATTTTCAAATTATTGATCCAGAGTACGATCAATTTCGCCTTGATCGTTACATCCGATTCCTTCCTTGTGCCTACGATACAACACTTGATCAGGTAAACATTCGACAGCGCATTATCTATACCAACCACTTAGCAAATATCCTCCCTTTCTATGGGAGAGGGATTGGCACCGGCAATCCTTGTATTGTTGCCTACAACCGTGGAGGTGAGGACTTCAGCTGCGATCCGTTACTACAGGGTGACCGCGCAAAGAACGCCCATCTATTTTTGTTCGGCCCAACAGGAGCAGGAAAATCTGCAAGTCTCGTTTATCTGCAAATGCTAATCACTGCCGTATACAACCCTCGGTGGGTTGTCGTCGAAGCGGGTAACTCGTTTGGCTTGTTATCCAATTACTTTAAGAAACATGGTAAATCGGTAGTCGATATCGTTTTACGCCCAGGGCAGGCGCCATCCATCGCGCCCTTCAAACCTGCAATGGATCTCATTGACCCCAGCGGCAACGTTATCCAGCTCACCAGTATCGTTGAAGATGTTCTTGTCGGTGATGCCGAACTTGACGAGGCTGACAAGGGTGACAGTGAGGATGAAGTTGTATCGCGAGACATTTTAGGTGAAATGCTGATCATTGCTCGTCTGATGGTTACCGGAGGCGAGCATAAAGAAGAGCAACGCATGAACCGCTCTGACCTCGGCCTGCTGAAAAAAGCACTACTCGATGCAGCTATACAATCCCGCCTTTCAGGAAGTAACGACTGCCTGCCATCGCAAGTTATTGCTTGTTTGCGTGAACAAATTAAAGAGCGTCCTCAGCTCGCTCAGCGTATTACTGAAATGGCTGATGCAATGGAATTGTTTTGTGATGGCTTTGCTGGGGAACTCTTCAATCGCCCCGGAGAAGAGATGCCCGATGCGGATTACATTCGCATTGAAATGGGCGCGCTCGCTTCGGGTAATGATACCAACGATAAATTGTCGGTTGCATACATTTCCATCATCAACCAGGTAATTGCGCGTGCACAACGCACGCAGCGCGATGGCCGCCCCACGATTAATCTCACTGATGAAGCTCACGTGCTGACGACTAACCCGTTGTTAGCGAAATACCTAGTTGTTGTTTCCAAGCTCTTGGGGCGCCGTATGGGGCTTTGGTTGTGGCAAGCAACGCAGAACATGAAGGACTACCCGGATGAGTCCGAGAAGATGCTGGCCATGTTTGAGTGGTGGATGTGTTTGTTCATTGACCAGGGCGAGCTCGCCAATATTGAGCGTTTCAAGAAGCTTTCTCCGGATCAACGCTCAATGTTGCTGAGTACCCGTAAAGCATCGGGCAAGTATACGGAAGGGGTCATCATGAGTGACAACGTACAAGGTTTATTCCGGATAGTTCCACCAGGCTTATGCTTAGCCCTGGGACAAACTGAGAAGGAAGAAAAACGCGAGCGAATGAAGTTGATGCGTTTGCATAACATCGACGAAACAGCAGCAGCGGAAATGATCGGTGAGCAAATTGCCGAGCGTCGCCGAATGCAAGCGATGGCAGCATAG
- a CDS encoding TIGR03751 family conjugal transfer lipoprotein yields the protein MAQEKWINAFIIVVVFALSGCASHIDKVVPTNTPTMKQIYDSKTGNGNPEVLRRREMEIRARPISSEEDYISDLPPRAAQIQHLFPALPNPELYMYVRPHVIGNSGAAVPAYMTRFTMYDRTHYAMPNEVISRPKHPEVKCFPDHPKDGVCKRIEEVDERAIENSASKSKGKRT from the coding sequence ATGGCTCAAGAAAAATGGATTAATGCATTCATTATCGTTGTCGTTTTCGCACTGAGTGGGTGTGCATCGCACATCGATAAAGTGGTTCCTACGAATACGCCTACCATGAAGCAAATTTACGACAGCAAGACTGGTAACGGAAACCCAGAGGTATTGCGCCGACGGGAGATGGAAATTCGTGCGCGACCCATCTCAAGTGAAGAGGATTACATTTCCGATTTGCCGCCGCGTGCTGCACAAATACAACACTTGTTTCCAGCTCTTCCAAATCCGGAGTTGTATATGTACGTGAGGCCGCACGTTATTGGAAATTCTGGAGCTGCAGTGCCTGCCTACATGACTAGATTTACCATGTATGACCGCACTCATTACGCAATGCCTAATGAGGTAATTTCACGGCCTAAGCATCCGGAAGTGAAATGCTTTCCCGATCATCCTAAGGATGGAGTTTGCAAGCGTATCGAAGAAGTCGATGAGCGAGCGATTGAAAATTCCGCCTCAAAATCAAAAGGGAAGCGCACATGA